Proteins from a genomic interval of Nostoc sp. KVJ3:
- a CDS encoding ATP-binding protein codes for MLAPILEQTRSLVSLLSTNETIFALGSVTSTFPVTSTISSVSDALDLKTVLKASQTISGEIELEKLLSSLLSIVIENAGANKCVFMLLRDDCLLIKGLIIEGSEPVVLQRLLVEDSQDIPLKLIYKVKHDRQTAVFLDATADLILANDPYIIRQQPKSILCSPILHQGKLLGILYLENNLATGAFTSDRIELLNLLCAQAAISLENARLYERSLEYSQQLERSFAELQQKSQDLQQAQLQIVQSEKMSALGNLVAGVAHEMNNPLGFISASLIQAKPTFTDIIEHLKLYQESLPNKSDKIIDHAEEIDLDYSLEDLPKMIDSMSMACDRLKNISTSLRTFSRADQDYKVPFNIHEGIDSTILILKHRLKTNEQRPAIEVVTNYGNLPQIQCFPGQLNQVFMNLLANAIDALDESNTGCTFEEIKANPNCITITTSIENNLVKIAIADNGKGMSEQVKSKIFGHLFTTKAVGKGTGLGLAIARQIVEETHGGKLSCNSVLGEGTEFIIAIPV; via the coding sequence GTGCTTGCTCCCATCCTAGAGCAAACCCGTTCTCTGGTCTCTCTTCTATCAACTAACGAAACTATATTTGCCTTGGGGAGTGTCACATCCACCTTTCCGGTCACTTCTACCATTAGCAGTGTTTCGGATGCCCTAGATTTAAAAACTGTTCTCAAAGCTTCCCAAACTATCTCAGGCGAAATCGAACTGGAAAAACTGCTTTCATCGTTGCTTTCTATCGTCATCGAAAATGCAGGGGCTAATAAATGTGTATTTATGCTTTTGCGAGATGATTGCCTGCTGATCAAAGGGTTAATTATTGAGGGTTCGGAGCCAGTCGTGTTGCAGCGCCTTCTGGTTGAGGACAGTCAGGACATTCCCCTGAAGCTGATTTATAAAGTGAAGCACGATAGACAGACTGCTGTGTTCCTTGATGCGACGGCTGATCTGATCTTAGCCAATGACCCGTATATCATTCGTCAGCAGCCTAAAAGTATCTTGTGTAGCCCCATTTTGCATCAAGGTAAGTTGCTGGGCATTTTATATCTAGAAAATAATTTAGCAACGGGGGCGTTTACGAGCGATCGCATCGAACTACTCAATTTACTCTGCGCTCAAGCTGCGATTTCTCTGGAAAATGCCCGACTTTATGAGCGATCGCTAGAATATTCCCAACAGCTAGAGCGATCGTTTGCCGAATTGCAGCAAAAATCGCAAGATTTACAACAGGCACAATTACAAATTGTTCAAAGTGAAAAAATGTCAGCATTGGGTAACTTAGTCGCAGGGGTAGCTCACGAAATGAATAATCCCCTCGGTTTTATTTCTGCCAGTCTCATACAAGCTAAACCAACGTTTACTGATATTATCGAACACTTAAAACTCTATCAAGAAAGTTTACCTAACAAAAGTGATAAAATTATTGACCACGCTGAAGAAATCGACTTGGATTATAGCTTAGAAGACTTGCCCAAGATGATTGATTCTATGTCTATGGCGTGCGACAGGCTGAAAAATATCAGCACCAGTTTACGTACTTTCTCTCGTGCCGATCAAGACTACAAAGTGCCATTTAACATTCACGAAGGTATTGATAGCACAATTTTAATTTTGAAACATCGTCTCAAGACCAATGAACAACGTCCCGCCATTGAAGTTGTCACTAACTACGGTAATTTGCCTCAAATTCAATGCTTCCCCGGTCAATTAAATCAGGTATTTATGAATCTTTTAGCAAATGCCATTGATGCCTTAGATGAATCTAACACCGGATGCACATTTGAAGAAATCAAAGCCAATCCTAACTGCATTACGATTACAACATCAATCGAAAATAATCTAGTTAAAATTGCCATTGCTGATAATGGTAAGGGAATGAGTGAACAAGTCAAATCAAAAATATTTGGCCATTTATTTACTACGAAAGCTGTCGGTAAAGGGACGGGATTAGGGTTAGCGATCGCTCGTCAAATAGTCGAAGAAACCCACGGTGGAAAATTGAGTTGTAACTCGGTTTTGGGTGAGGGTACAGAATTTATCATTGCAATTCCGGTATAA
- a CDS encoding transposase, which yields MDPWGNSGINVKFPAKTCRMCNFRHLCVKSKSESEPRKLRLRPQQEHQILQTIRKQQDTDEWKERYNTRAGVEGTLSQAINAFGLRQARYRNLPKVRLQHQITSVAINVVRMVSWLNGIPHAITRISRFAALAVT from the coding sequence ATTGACCCTTGGGGGAATTCAGGAATTAATGTCAAATTTCCTGCCAAAACCTGCCGAATGTGTAATTTCAGACACTTATGTGTCAAGTCAAAAAGTGAAAGTGAGCCAAGAAAATTAAGATTGCGCCCACAACAAGAACACCAGATCCTTCAAACTATCCGCAAACAGCAGGATACTGATGAGTGGAAAGAGCGTTATAACACCCGTGCTGGTGTTGAAGGAACTTTATCACAAGCAATAAATGCTTTCGGTTTACGGCAAGCACGTTACCGCAATCTACCAAAAGTCCGGTTACAACACCAAATCACATCTGTTGCTATCAATGTTGTTCGCATGGTGTCTTGGTTAAATGGTATACCCCACGCTATAACCAGAATCTCGCGGTTTGCCGCACTCGCTGTCACATAA
- a CDS encoding GGDEF domain-containing protein, which translates to MDLDNFKEINDRHGYNTGDMVMRQWGQLLRQTFRQNAVVARWESDEFVVALSSMIKADGIQRLTQLLATLHHRQFVAPDQTQFRITFSAGIAQYPDDGTDLHSLYQAASEALHQSKVAGCACIFSAEGSRVSV; encoded by the coding sequence CTGGACTTAGACAATTTCAAGGAGATCAACGATCGTCATGGGTACAATACTGGCGACATGGTGATGCGTCAGTGGGGACAGTTGCTCCGGCAGACCTTTAGGCAAAATGCAGTCGTTGCTCGCTGGGAGAGCGATGAATTTGTGGTTGCCTTATCTAGCATGATTAAGGCAGATGGCATTCAAAGACTCACTCAATTATTAGCAACGCTCCACCACAGACAATTTGTTGCTCCTGATCAGACTCAATTTCGGATCACATTTAGCGCTGGAATTGCTCAATATCCAGATGATGGAACGGATTTGCATTCTCTTTATCAAGCTGCATCCGAAGCCTTGCATCAGTCTAAAGTTGCTGGGTGTGCCTGTATTTTTTCTGCGGAAGGCTCTAGAGTGTCAGTCTAG
- a CDS encoding pyridoxamine 5'-phosphate oxidase family protein → MLDIDEMSTKEIMDLLHKVGHGHLGFVGEGHPYVVPMHYYLRDSAIYIFTTVGMKTQYMDANPEVCLQIEEVQDDLLHWRSVVVNGRAEHITLQQDIDRVMQFVKTQNPTLSPAINRTWIDAWGRAEVMALYRIHPSEMSGRTTDGISSQ, encoded by the coding sequence ATGTTAGATATCGATGAAATGAGCACAAAAGAGATTATGGATCTCTTGCATAAAGTAGGACATGGGCACTTAGGTTTTGTAGGTGAAGGACATCCCTATGTTGTGCCTATGCACTATTACCTCAGAGACTCAGCAATATATATCTTCACAACGGTCGGAATGAAGACTCAGTACATGGATGCAAATCCAGAAGTTTGCTTACAGATCGAAGAAGTTCAGGATGATCTGCTGCACTGGCGCAGCGTTGTTGTGAATGGTCGCGCTGAACACATCACTCTTCAGCAAGACATTGATCGCGTGATGCAATTTGTCAAAACGCAAAACCCAACGCTTTCGCCCGCGATTAATCGCACCTGGATTGATGCCTGGGGTCGTGCAGAGGTTATGGCGCTCTACCGTATCCATCCCAGTGAGATGAGTGGACGCACCACTGATGGCATCAGCAGTCAGTGA